From a region of the Triticum aestivum cultivar Chinese Spring chromosome 7D, IWGSC CS RefSeq v2.1, whole genome shotgun sequence genome:
- the LOC123168458 gene encoding 40S ribosomal protein S30: MGKVHGSLARAGKVRGQTPKVAKQDKKKQPRGRAHKRIQYNRRFVTAVVGFGKKRGPNSSEK, encoded by the exons atgG GTAAGGTGCACGGATCGCTCGCCCGTGCCGGGAAGGTGCGCGGCCAGACGCCCAAGGTCGCGAAGCAGGACAAGAAGAAGCAGCCCCGCGGCCGCGCCCACAAGAGGATCCAGTACAACCGCCGCTTCGTCACCGCCGTCGTCGGCTTCGGCAAGAAGCGCGGCCCCAACTCCTCCGAGAAGTAG